The nucleotide window ATTATAACGATGTTTTTGGAGGCGAGCAGATTGAACTGCAGCACAACCTCGGAAATGCCGGCGCCGGTGTCGAGCATGATCATATCGTAATCGGTGAACTCCAGGATCATCGCTTTTACCAATTCGATCTTTTCAAAAAGGAGCTGCGCCATATCCCTGACCCCGGAACTTGACGGAATCAGATCGAAGCCGCCTTTTGTCGGAATCACTATATCCCGCAGGTTTTTGTCTCCAAAAATCACATCCTGCAGCGTATGGGGAGGGTTAATTCCCAGCATGATATCAATATTGGCCAGTCCCAGATCGCAATCCACGACAAGGATTTTCTTTTTTGTCTGAGCCAGCGTCGCGGCCAGATTGAGGGTGGTGAATGTCTTGCCAACGCCGCCCTTCCCGCTGGTTACCGAGAGGATTAGAGGCTTTTTTTTCATTGCTTTTCCATTTCGTTTATTTCGGCAAAGCGCACGGAAAGCGCTTTTCTTTCCGCATTGTTGACGGCGGTGTTTTCAGCTTTCGCATCGAGGTCGTGGAAGATATGGTTTTTACCTGTTTTTTTTGCTTGGCAAAGATTGCCGTCCGCCTGTTGGAAAAAGGCGTCAACACTCATCTTGTGAGACGATTTATAAATGGCAAGGCCGACACTCACCGACACGCGTCGGCCTTCGGCCGTATAAACCGTGAAATCAAAGCTTTTCAGAGAATTTTGGATTCGTTTGGCGACACCGATGCCTTCGGTAAGCCCGGAGGAGGGCATGATTATGAAAAACTCGTCCCCGCCGAAACGGCAGGCAAAGTCGGTTGGTCGGACGCTTTTGCCCAAGATGCCGGCGAACTGAGACAGGAGCTGGTCCCCGATATAATGTCCGAAGGTATCATTGACATTCTTGAAGTTGTCCAGGTCCAGAGCAATTAAGGTGCAGGGCTGACCGGTGCGTCTGGCCCGAGTAGTTTCCACCTCCAGTTGCAGATAAAAGAAGCGCTTGTTGTACAAACCAGTCAGTTCATCGGTAAGAAGCAGGGATTTCAGCCGCTCGTTCTCATTTTCCAGTTCTGTTACCCGCCTTAGCAGCTCATCCAAGGGAGTTATCTTTTGCCTTTTTGTTTCAGCCATCTTTTACCCCGACTGTCATCCTGAAATATATCCCCCTGCAAGCGCCTTTTGCGTTCGCGGAAAATACCCGCTCTTCTGATAATAATCGCAGGGCGCAACCATTCGTGAGGGGCTCTTTACAACATATTTGGCCTATATAAAACAAATTTTTTGGATAAGAAAATTATTGCTGCCGGCAAGTATCAGAAAAAATAGCCAGTTAGACGCAGCTCCTTAACGCGCCGGTCCCTTGTTTTCCATATATCCGAATTCCTTCAGTAAACGAGGGTCGCTGGTCCAGTCTTTCGCCACGCGGACAAAGAGTTCCAGAAAGACCCGGGAAGCGAAGAACCTCTCCATCTCCAGCCGCGCCTTTGTGCCTATCTCCTTGAGCATCGCGCCCCCCCTGCCGATGACGATCCCCTTTTGTGAATCCTTTTCAACATTGATCGTAGCCTTGATGCGGATCATGTTTTTGGCCTCGTCTTCCTGGAAGGAATCGACGACGACGGCGGTTACGTATGGTATTTCCTGATGCAGACGGAGGGTGATCTTTTCTCTGATGATTTCGGCGGCGATAAAGCGCTCGGAGCGGTCTGTCATCATCTCTTCGGGGAAGTAGCGGGGCCCCTCGGGAAGGAGCTTCCAAATCTCGGAGACAAGGTGCGCTACTCCGTCATTTTTTAAAGCGGAAACGGGAATGATTTCGCGAAATGGGTAAAGGGCGCTGAAGGAGTCGATAAGGGGCAGAAGGCGCTGCTTTTCGATGAGGTCGGTCTTGTTGATAACCAGGATTACGGGTTTTGTCAGACCTGCCAGCGATTCGATGATGAAGCGGTCGTCACTGCGCGGCGCCTCCTCCGCTTCGACTAAAAGCAGAAGCAGATCAACATCGCCGATGGTTCCAGAGGCCGTCTCCACCATGGCCTTTCCCAAGGGAGTCTTAGCCCTGTGAATGCCGGGCGTGTCGAGAAAGATCAGTTGCCCGGGGTTCGGTTCATCAAGGTTTTTTATCCCCATGATCCGGTTGCGCGTCGTCTGGGGTTTACGGGTGGCAATGGCGATTGTCTCCCCTACGAGCTGATTGAGCAGGGTGGATTTGCCGACGTTGGGCCGCCCGATGATGCCGATGAAGCCTGATTTGAACAAGTCTGCCTCCGTTTTAAAGGAAAAACTCCCTGCCTTATCCACATTTCGCAAATAAAGTGTCCGGTATTGATATCACGCCGGGACTATCTATGCAAACATTTTGCCGAACGCTGAGCGCCGCCGGCAAAAAACGACAGCCGGCAGTTCAAAGTTCGTCAATCCTTCCGGAAAAATCCGTCCTTAATTTTTTGCCCTCGTCGGCAATGACCAGGGTTCCCCTTGCCAGCGAGGGATCAACTTCCACATGGATATTTTCTAACCGATAGTTTTCCTTCAGCGTGGCAATGTTTCCCCGCCGCAAACCCTGGAGGTTGGAAACGTCTTGAGGGGAGACGATAAATTTGATTTCTTTTTTTCTTCCAGCGGCAACATTGAGGAGCGTTTCGGCCATTTCGAGAAAGATTGCCGCCTCGACAAGCGCTCGGAAGGCCGGATGAAAAGGCCCACCGAGCACGGCGCCCGGCTCTTCCAGTTCGCCCGTTGTCTGCAGGCCCAGGCGGATAACGGGAATGCCCGCTTTTGTAAACTTTTTGAGAGCCTCTTTAGACAGTTCCGTTGCCTCCAAAAGAGTAAGCGGCTGGTATTTTTTCTTTATGAAATCCCTGGCCAGGGCGGTGTTTTCAAGGACAATGGTCGGGTGGATCCGCACTGTGTCGGGACGCAGGGCGATCGCCGTCTCCACCGTTTTGGCGAAGCGTTCCGGGGTGTCCCCGGGAAGCCCGACCATCAGGTGAATCCCGGTTGTAAACCCCCCTTCCTTGAGCAGTTTTATCGCCCGGATATTGTCCGCCGCGGTATGCCCCCGCCGGGACTGAAGCAGAACCCCGTCGTCAAAGGACTGTACCCCTATTTCGACGGCAGCTACGCCCGACCGCTTTAAAAAAGCGAGATTATCGGGGGCGATCTCGTCCGGGCGGGTGGAAATCCGGATGCTTTCAACCCTGCCTTCCCTCAAAAAAGGGGCGGCGAGCATAAGCAGTCTTTCCTGTTCCGCATGCTCCATGCCGGTAAAGGTTCCCCCGTAAAAGGCGATCTGAACGGGGCCCTGCTTGCGGGAGGGCTTGGCCAGGTGGGTGCGGATGATGTCGTTGAAGTCATCATCGGTTATCCGGGCCGGGTGGCTGCCCGCGGTAAGGATTTCATTGCAGAAGATGCAGCGATGCGTGCAGCCCCCGTTCATTATGAAGATCGGAATGATCACCCGCCTGTTTCCTCTTGCTCCCGCCGGAGAGTTAAAAGCGCAGTCCGTGCCGCTTGCTTTTCGGCCTCTTTCTTGCTTTTCCCGCTTCCCGCGGCAATGAATCTCTCCCCGATAAAGAGACCCATTTCAAAGAGTTTGTCGTGGTCAGGGCCGGTTTCGGACAGCACGCTGTAGCGGGGGATTGTTTTAAAGAGGAGCATGCTTCGCTCCTGGAGGGCGGTCTTGTAGTCCAGACAGGTTGAGTCGGCATCCCCTTCCCGGAGAAGGGGTTCAAAAATTGTGCCGAGAAAGGCGGCTGCACATTCAAAGCCCTTGTCCAGAAAAATCGCAGCGATAACGGATTCAAGGGCGTTTGCCAAAAGCGACGGTTTTGTCCTTCCCCCGGAGGCCTCTTCCCCTTTTCCAAGCAGCAGGTGCTCTCCGATTGTGAATTTACGGGACAGTTCGGCAAGCGGATGTTCGTTAACGGCAGAGGCGCGGAGTTTTGAGAGCTGCCCCTCTGTGTAGGTGGGGAATATTTTCATCAGCATGTCGCTTACAATCAACTGCAATACCGCGTCTCCGAGAAACTCCAGCCGCTCATTGTCGCCGTTCGCTATGGATGCGTTTTCATTGGCGAAAGATCGGTGGGTAAGCGCCCGGTTGAGGAGGGACTTATCGGTGAAATTCCAGCCGAGACGCGCTTCAAGTTCGGCAAGGCTTTGCAGTCGTTCATTATCCATTATTTCGATCCTCAAAATGTCAGCAACCTATGGCGTTCGCAATGAGGCGCTCACCGTCCAGAGATTCCGGGACAACTCTTACGATGCTGTTGACTTTCACCCCGCTGCCGCGGACGGCCACGGGGATGTAGTTTTCTGAAAATCCGGTCGGGTGCCCTGTCTCTTTATCGGTTCGGCGTTCGATGAGCACCTTGAGCGGCTTTCCCAGGAAGCGCTCCGCAAAGCTGCGACGCTTTGCCGCTCCCGCTTCCCGGAGAAGCTTTACGCGGTTTTTCTTTACATTATCAGTGACTTGTCCAGGCATCGTCGCCGCGGGCGTGCCTGGCCTGCGGGAGAAGGGAAATGCGTGCAGGTATGCCAGAGGCAGCTCTTCGATCAAACTTAGAGTTTCGGCGAACTCCTCCTCCGTCTCTCCGGGGAAGCCCGCGATCACGTCTATCCCGATGGCAAGACCAGGAATTGCGCATTGGAGCTTCAAGACGAGTTCCCGGAAAAAAGCCGTATCGTAATTGCGCCGCATCTGCTTAAGGATTCTGTTGCTGCCGCTTTGCAGCGACAGGTGCAGATGGGGACAGATAATATCGGAGCCCCTGATCAGGGAGAGCAGTCCCGTGGTCACCTCGCGCGGTTCCAGGGAGCTGATGCGGAGACGTTCAAACAGTCGTTTTTCCACAATTTTCCCCAGAAGGGAGGTAAAATTGGAGGGAGGGCGTAGGTCGCGTCCCCAGGCGCCGAGATGGATTCCGGTCAGGACGATTTCCCGATAGCCGTTGGCGGCCAGTCGCGCCAGCCTCTGCATGGTCTCCTCCGGAAAAAGGCTGCGGCTTGTTCCCCGCGTGTAGGGTACTATGCAGTAACTGCAAAAGGCGTCGCAGCCATCCTGAATCTTCAGGAAAGCCCGGGTATGTTCGGGAAAGACCGCTGCTCCCAGCGGGGAGATGGCCTTTTCCTTACGGATATCGCCGACAATAATTTCATTCTTGGCGATCTCAGGAAAGAAGCTTTCTTCGCCGCTATTTGTTAAATTTAAGCTGCGCTTGCCCGTCTGAAGCAGCAGATCGGGGATCAATGCCTTTTCGGTGTTGCCGATGACGAAATTAACCCCGGCAAGCGAGGATAGTTCCTGGGGCGCCCTTTGAGCGTAGCAGCCGGTGACGATAATTATTGCCTCCGGATTCTTTCGGAGGGCCCGGCCGACGAGCTGCCGGGACTGATAATCGGTTTTTCCTGTAACTGTGCAGGTATTGATTATATAGGCATCCGACTTTTCATTAAACGGGACAATCGTCAATCCCCGGGCGCCAAGCATTTCGGATATTGACGCCGATTCGCACTGGTTTAACTTGCAGCCGAGGGTGGCGACCGCTGCCGTCATGATTTTCCCAATTTTTTTTGGATCTTTTTGTGCAGTCAATCTTGCCGCTTCCTTTTTAGCCCTTCCTCTAATCGCCGCAGCTCGCGTTGTCAAGTAAAACCGCTTTTTTAACCGCGGCGCTGCTGCAGCCGAGACATTTCAGCGGATTTCCAAATCAATGGCACAAGCCGCTTTGGCGACCATTTCCAGAATTGTCTGAAAAATACGCTAAGGCGAAGCTTGATATTTCGACAAACCTTATTGACAATTGCTCCCGACTTAGTGTAGTCTTTTAGACTAATCAGCTTGTTATTGGACTTCATCAACCGGGAAATCGCGATTCCTGCCCTGAGCAGCGCTGCAAATTACAGGGCAACCGGAAAGCGGACAACAATTCATTAATGCTTTAGGGGGAGACGATTATGAAAATAGATATTTTTAATCACATTTTTCCACAGGCGTACTTTGACAAAATGGTAGAGCTGGCGCCGAACGGCGCCGATATGCACAAGCGGGTGCGCAACATACCTTGTATTGTGAACCTTGATGAGCGTTTCCGCATCATGGATTTGTTCGGCGATTATCAGCAGGTCATCTGTCTGGGGGCGCCCCCGATTGAGGTTTTTGGCCCGCCCGCGGTTGCCAATGAACTGGCCCGTTTGGCCAATGACGAGATGGCGAAACTCGTCCGTAAATATCCGGACCGTTTCCCCGGCTTTATTGCTTCACTGCCGATGAATGATCCCGAGGGGTTGCTCAAGGAAGCAAAGAGAGCCGTTTCCGAGCTGGGCGCGGTTGGGGTGCAGGTGTATTCGAACGTGCTCGGCAGTCCCTTGACCAGACCAGAAACCATGCCCTTGTTCGATCTGATGGTGGAACTCGACCGGCCCATTTGGCTCCACCCGGCCCGGGGGGCGGATTTCCCTGATTACAAGAATGAAAAAAAGAGCCACTATGAAATCTGGTGGACCTTCGGCTGGCCCTATGAGACCAGTGTGGCGATGGCGCATATCGTTTTTGCCGGGCTTTTTGACCGGCTCCCTTCGCTGAAGATTATTGCCCACCATCTGGGCGCCATGATTCCCTATTTTGCCGGCCGGGTCGGGCCGGGCTGGGATCAACTCGGCAGCCGCACATCCGACGAGGACTATACTACGCTGCTCCGGCAGTTAAAGAAACGGCCCATTGATTATTTCCGCATGTTTTATGTGGATACCGCTATCTTTGGCGCTCGCGACGCCACGATTTGCGGCTTGAACTTTTATGGAGCGGAAAAGGCGTTATTTGCCTCCGACATGCCCTTTGATCCGGAAAAAGGGACGGCGTATATCAGGTGGACGATCGATATTATCGACAGCCTGGACATAACGCCGGCCGAGCGTCAGGCCATCTATGAAGGCAATGCCCGCAAACTGCTGCATCTCTAAAGTTTGTTGGGCAATACCTTATTCGGGATTATTTTCAAGGGGTTATTAATATAGTATGGAGAGAATAATCGGCATCGCCTCCGAATACCATCTAATCGCTATAGCGATAGGTTTTTTGATTTTACTGGTGGTCTATTTCTTCCTCAAAAGCTTGATGAAAATCGCTCTTTTTGTATTGATAATCGTAATCGCGATCGGGAGTTATTTTTACTTCCAGCACCCGGGGACAGACCAGGTAAGCGTTAAAGACGCCTTCAATAGGGCGAAAACCGATTCCGAAAAGGTTGTGGAAAAGGGGCAGGATGCCTGGGGAAAGGGTAAAAAGTTGGTGGGGGAGGGCAGAAAGGCATACGAAAAAGGGAAAAAAACCATAGAAAACGGCAAAGAGTTGCTTGATAAGGGGGTCGAAAAGGGGGACGATTTTGTTGAAAAAGTGAAAAAGATTGTGAGAAAAATATATCTTCTTTTCGAGACGAAAACTGATGACGGCGCACAGCAGAAAAAGTGACTTGCAGGAAAATATTAACGCTTTGATGGGGCCGGGTTTACTTACACCCGGACAGGAGTCCTCTTCTTATGAACATTAAGCTTTACTGGCCAAAGCAGTCTTCTACCAGAGAAGATCAACCCCCATCGCCCGCACCGGGCATGCCAAAACGCATAGTTCACAGCCTGTGCAAAGCTCCGTATCGAAATTAACCCGCCATGATTCGCGATCCAGATGCAGGGCGCCGGTGGGACAGACGCCGGT belongs to Syntrophales bacterium and includes:
- a CDS encoding amidohydrolase; this translates as MKIDIFNHIFPQAYFDKMVELAPNGADMHKRVRNIPCIVNLDERFRIMDLFGDYQQVICLGAPPIEVFGPPAVANELARLANDEMAKLVRKYPDRFPGFIASLPMNDPEGLLKEAKRAVSELGAVGVQVYSNVLGSPLTRPETMPLFDLMVELDRPIWLHPARGADFPDYKNEKKSHYEIWWTFGWPYETSVAMAHIVFAGLFDRLPSLKIIAHHLGAMIPYFAGRVGPGWDQLGSRTSDEDYTTLLRQLKKRPIDYFRMFYVDTAIFGARDATICGLNFYGAEKALFASDMPFDPEKGTAYIRWTIDIIDSLDITPAERQAIYEGNARKLLHL
- a CDS encoding radical SAM protein — its product is MIIPIFIMNGGCTHRCIFCNEILTAGSHPARITDDDFNDIIRTHLAKPSRKQGPVQIAFYGGTFTGMEHAEQERLLMLAAPFLREGRVESIRISTRPDEIAPDNLAFLKRSGVAAVEIGVQSFDDGVLLQSRRGHTAADNIRAIKLLKEGGFTTGIHLMVGLPGDTPERFAKTVETAIALRPDTVRIHPTIVLENTALARDFIKKKYQPLTLLEATELSKEALKKFTKAGIPVIRLGLQTTGELEEPGAVLGGPFHPAFRALVEAAIFLEMAETLLNVAAGRKKEIKFIVSPQDVSNLQGLRRGNIATLKENYRLENIHVEVDPSLARGTLVIADEGKKLRTDFSGRIDEL
- the rnc gene encoding ribonuclease III, whose amino-acid sequence is MDNERLQSLAELEARLGWNFTDKSLLNRALTHRSFANENASIANGDNERLEFLGDAVLQLIVSDMLMKIFPTYTEGQLSKLRASAVNEHPLAELSRKFTIGEHLLLGKGEEASGGRTKPSLLANALESVIAAIFLDKGFECAAAFLGTIFEPLLREGDADSTCLDYKTALQERSMLLFKTIPRYSVLSETGPDHDKLFEMGLFIGERFIAAGSGKSKKEAEKQAARTALLTLRREQEETGG
- a CDS encoding diguanylate cyclase, which translates into the protein MAETKRQKITPLDELLRRVTELENENERLKSLLLTDELTGLYNKRFFYLQLEVETTRARRTGQPCTLIALDLDNFKNVNDTFGHYIGDQLLSQFAGILGKSVRPTDFACRFGGDEFFIIMPSSGLTEGIGVAKRIQNSLKSFDFTVYTAEGRRVSVSVGLAIYKSSHKMSVDAFFQQADGNLCQAKKTGKNHIFHDLDAKAENTAVNNAERKALSVRFAEINEMEKQ
- a CDS encoding AAA family ATPase; translated protein: MKKKPLILSVTSGKGGVGKTFTTLNLAATLAQTKKKILVVDCDLGLANIDIMLGINPPHTLQDVIFGDKNLRDIVIPTKGGFDLIPSSSGVRDMAQLLFEKIELVKAMILEFTDYDMIMLDTGAGISEVVLQFNLLASKNIVIINKELTCLTDAYSMIKVMFQVFERKDFGIIANAVANENEAMRLFNHINSICKKFLGFDLHYTGHILNDELASQSILTQKIAVLASPHSGMANNFKKISEKVRTW
- the era gene encoding GTPase Era, which encodes MFKSGFIGIIGRPNVGKSTLLNQLVGETIAIATRKPQTTRNRIMGIKNLDEPNPGQLIFLDTPGIHRAKTPLGKAMVETASGTIGDVDLLLLLVEAEEAPRSDDRFIIESLAGLTKPVILVINKTDLIEKQRLLPLIDSFSALYPFREIIPVSALKNDGVAHLVSEIWKLLPEGPRYFPEEMMTDRSERFIAAEIIREKITLRLHQEIPYVTAVVVDSFQEDEAKNMIRIKATINVEKDSQKGIVIGRGGAMLKEIGTKARLEMERFFASRVFLELFVRVAKDWTSDPRLLKEFGYMENKGPAR
- the mtaB gene encoding tRNA (N(6)-L-threonylcarbamoyladenosine(37)-C(2))-methylthiotransferase MtaB; this encodes MTAQKDPKKIGKIMTAAVATLGCKLNQCESASISEMLGARGLTIVPFNEKSDAYIINTCTVTGKTDYQSRQLVGRALRKNPEAIIIVTGCYAQRAPQELSSLAGVNFVIGNTEKALIPDLLLQTGKRSLNLTNSGEESFFPEIAKNEIIVGDIRKEKAISPLGAAVFPEHTRAFLKIQDGCDAFCSYCIVPYTRGTSRSLFPEETMQRLARLAANGYREIVLTGIHLGAWGRDLRPPSNFTSLLGKIVEKRLFERLRISSLEPREVTTGLLSLIRGSDIICPHLHLSLQSGSNRILKQMRRNYDTAFFRELVLKLQCAIPGLAIGIDVIAGFPGETEEEFAETLSLIEELPLAYLHAFPFSRRPGTPAATMPGQVTDNVKKNRVKLLREAGAAKRRSFAERFLGKPLKVLIERRTDKETGHPTGFSENYIPVAVRGSGVKVNSIVRVVPESLDGERLIANAIGC